Part of the Sinomonas atrocyanea genome is shown below.
AGGTGAACACGACGCCGGTGGCCTTGGCCTCGAACTCGATCGTGCCGTCGAGGTAGAGGTACCAGTAGAAGCCGTAGTCGTAGTTGCCGATCGTGGTGAAGAAACTGATGACGAGGCGGCGGTTGCGGCGCACGTAGCTGACCCCGCTCCACAGGTCGGAGTGCTTGGAGAGGATCGAGGCGTCCTCCTCGTGCATGCAGATGCCGTTCGCGATGGTGCGCGGGGTGCCGAACCCGTCGGCCACCACGGGGCTGAGGTAGGTGATCTCGCCCAGGCAGTCGCAGCCGAGCTCGAGCGAGTTCGCGAACTGGCCCACGAGGTACTCGCCGGTGTCGAAGTAGTTCTGCCACGACCGCACCGGGGACGGGTCGCCGTAGGGAACGACCATCTCGGCGATCGAGGCGCGGTCGAGGATGCGGCGGCGGCGGGTCGGCTTCCGGTCGCCCGGGTTGCCCGCCGCGGCGTCGTCGAAGGCGATGTTGTGCAGCACGAGGCCCTCGCGCACGTCGAAGCCGACGTCGAGGCTCCACCGCTCCCATTCGACGTGGTTGCCGCCGGTGACCGTGAAGCTCGGGCCGTCGGGCTGGGTGATCTCGATCGGCTTCTGGGTGCCGCGGACCGGCCCGGTCAGCTCCGGATCGGTGAAGTTGCCGTGCTCCGCGGGCACCGGGACCGGGCCGAAGTCGAGGACCTGGTCCACGGTGCGGTTCACGACGTCGACGTAGGCCACGAGCCCGTCCACGGGGTGCGCCCACGGGCTGTCGGATGCGTGCTCCTGGACGAAGGCCAGGCCGCGCAGGATCCTGCGGCCCTTTTCCTCGGGGTACTCGAAGACGCCCGCGGAGAGCGGGGCGACGCGGACCGTCGCCGGGTCGAGGCCGCGTGCTGCGAGGGCCTCGAGCCAGCGGGCATCGCCGCCCAGGATCTCCTCGACCGCCTCGAACTCCTCCTCGAGCACGGGCAGCTCGCCGGCCGCCGACGTGTCGAGCTCGGTGTCGTCGTCGACCTCGCCCCGCGTCACCGAGAGCGTGACGTCGTGCGGGCGGGCCCCCGCGACGTCGTGCAGGAAGACGCGGAACCGGCGGTCGACGGCGGCACCCGGCTCCCCGGCGCCGCTACCCCGCGGCGGGTCGACGAGGCCGAGGTAGGCGATCCGGGTCGTCTCGTGCCACAGGCCTGCTCGCTCGAGGATGCCGCGGGCCGCCTCGATCTCGCTCGCGGTGGCCAGCGCGTACTGGCCGGCAGCGCCCTCCGCCGGGGACCCCGGCCCGTGGCACGCGTGCTCGCCGGCCGCGTGCTCGGGGACTGGATTCTTGTGGGCCGTCGTGTCGATGCTCATCGGGACCTCCGGGGGTTGGCGGGGAGATTTTTTTCTATGGACGTAGAGAATAACCGCCTGTAAGCTGAATCACAACGGTTGTAGAAAAAAGACGGCGGCCAGGGCCGCGAGGCACAGACTGCGAGGTGGAGATGCCCAAGATCGTCGACCACGACCAGCGTCGGCTCGAACTCGTCGATGCGACGTGGCGGGTCATCGCGGAGCGGGGCCTCGACGCCGCGACGATGCGAGAGATCGCCTCGGCCGCGGGGTTCGCCAACGGGGCGCTCAAGCCCTACTTCACGTCGAAGGACGGGCTGCTCGACTTCGCGTTCGAGCACGTCTTCGCCCGCACCAACCGCCGGATGGAGGCCGCGACCGCGGGCCTGTCGGGGCGTGCCGCCCTGCGGGCCTACTGCCACGAGATCCTCCCCCTGGACGACGACCGGCTCGCCGAGGCGCGGGTCGCGATCGCGTTCTGGAGCAAGGCGGTCAGGGACCCGGAGAAGGCGGCCCTCCACGAGCGCTCCATGGACCAGTGGCGCTCGGCCCTCGCCGACCTGCTCCGCGGGGCAGGCTTCTCCGGCGGCGCGGCGGAGCTCGACTCCGCCGTCGGCGCCGTCATGGACCTCGTGCTCGGCGCCCAGATCACGGCCACCCTCTCCCCCGCCCGGCACGGCGCCGGCCAGCTCGTCGCCCAGCTCGACCTCCTGCTCGACGCGTTCCTGCGCGAGGAGCAGTCGTGAGCGCGGCGCCCTCCTCCGTGGACGCTGCCCGGCAGGCAGGCGGGCTCGAGGTCACGGTGGCCCGAGACTTCGACACCTGGCGCCGTGCCGTCTCGGCGTCGTTCGTGCCGCTGGCCGTCGAGGCGGACCGGCGCTCCGCCTTCACGGGCAGCATGCGGGGGCGCCATCTCGCCGCCCAGCAGACGAGCATGATCGAGATCGCCGCGAGCAGCCACGCCGTCATGCGCACCCCCGAGCTCATCGCCGCGGCGGACCGGAAGTACTTCAAGCTGGGCATCCAGCTCGCGGGCACCGGCCTGCTCCTGCAGGACGGCCGGGAGGCGGTGCTCACCCCCGGCACCCTGGCGATCTACTCGACGGACCGCCCGTACACGCTCGCGTTCGACGGCGACTTCCGCTCGCTCGTGCTGATGTTCCCGCACGCCGCGCTGGACCTGCCGGCGGACGCGATGGCGCAGGTGACCGCGTCCGCCATCAGCGGCTCCGAGGGGCTCGGCGCCCTCGTGGCGCCGTTCCTCGTCCGGCTGTCGGAGAATCTGGACGCGGTGGCCGGGCCCAACGGCGCGCGCCTCGTGGGGAACGCGCTGGACCTCGTCACGACGCTGTTCAACGGCGAGCTCGACGCCCGCTCGGCGGCCTCACGCGACCCCCACCAGATGCTCCTCGCGAGGATCCACGACTACATCGAGGCGAACCTGCCCGACCCGGACCTCTCCCCCGGGTCGATCGCGGCCGCGCACTTCATCTCCACGCGCCACCTCCACGACCTCTTCCGCGAGCTCGGCACCACCGTGTCCGCGTCGATCCGCGAGCGCCGCCTCGCCAGGTGCCGCCGCGACCTGCGGGACCCGGTCCTCGCCGACCGGCCCGTGACCGCGATCGCCTCCCGCTGGGGATTCACGGACTCGGCCCACTTCTCCCGCATCTTCCGGGCCGCCTATGGCCTGCCGCCCACTGCCTACCGCGCGGGCGAGGGCTAGCCGGCAGTCCAGGGCCCGCGCTCCAGGCTACGAGGCCGCGTGCAGGAACGGGACGAGTTCGTCCAGGATCGGGTCCGCCGGGGCCAGCGTGGAGGCATGCGTCCGCCCGGGCAGCTCGACGAACCGCGCGTCCGTCATGATCGCGGCCGCGCGCCGTGAGTCCTCGAGCCGCTGCGGGTCGCGGGTGCCCGCCATGAGGAGGGTGGGCAGCGCCAGTTGGGCGACGACGGCCTCCGGCAGCCCCGGGTCCTCTTCCGTTCCGGTGAAGCAGGCGGCGAGCGCCCCGGCGTCGTTCGCGAGGAAGGCCTGGCGTGTGGCGGCGTCCACGGGCTTCCCTGCCGCCTCGAGTCCCTCGACGAACGCCTCCATGCGGCCGGAGCGCAGGGCTTCGAGGTAGCCGGGGAAGAAGACCTTGGCCACCTCGCCGCGCTGCGGCCGGTAGGTGCCGCCGAGCGCGGTCAGCGACGCGGCGCGCCCGGAGGCCGTGGCGGCGAGGGAGAACGCGACCCGCGCTCCGAGCGAGTAGCCAACGAGGTGGGCTCGCCCGATCCCCTCCGCGTCGAGGACGGCGAGGACGTCGGCAGTGTGGAGCCCCATGCGGTACGCCGGGGACGCATCCGGCTTTCCGCTGCGCCCGTGGCCGCGGAGGTCGACCCGCACCACGGTGAATCCCTCGAGCGCCTTCACGTATCCGAGCCCGCGCCAGATTGCCTTCGACAGGGCGGAGCCGTGGAGGAGGACGACGGCGGGGCCGTCCCCGGAGGCGTCGTAGGAGATCTCGGTGCCGTCGGCGGGGTTCGCGGTCGTGCTCACCGGCACACCCTATCGCCGCGCGGCCCCGGTGCGGCCGCGATGTGGCGCACCCCTCAGCGGGGCACGACGGCGAGGCGCCCCGCCCGCTGCCGCCGCACCCAGGCGGCGGCGAGGAGGGCGGTGCCGAGCTCGACCGCGATGATGGCGAGCATGGCCCCCGCATGCGCGTCGGCCGCTCCCCCGGCCGGCTGGTGGCCGTGCGCGTGCCCGCCGCCGTGGCCGCCGGAGAGCACGAGCGCGCCGTGGACGAGCACCATGGCCAGGGACATCGCGACCACGGCGTGGGCGGCACGCAGGCTCGGCCGGCGCCAGAGATGCCAGGCGCAGGGCAGGCAGGCCGCCGCCATGGCGGACCCGAGGACCGCCATCCATCCGCCGCCGGGGACCACGGCGAGGTGGGCAGCCCCGCCCACGGCGGCCGCCGCCGCGGCCCATCGGCCGGAGGTCCGGCCGGGCATCGTGCTCATGTCCATGTCCCCAGCATCGCCGGGCTGCGGCGCTGCCGCTTCGGCCAGAGTGCACCGTCCTTGACCACGCGCGCACAGCGCGACGGCGGGCCGTCCCGCGTGGGAGGGCCCGCCGTCGTGCGCCAGCGTCAGCAGGCGACCGGGGTCAGCAGGCGGCCAGCGTCAGCGGGCGGCCCCGGGGTGCTCTCGGACGTACTCCTCGTGCGCCTCGGCGACGTGGAGGTCGACCCCCTTGGTCTCCTTCACGAGCGAGACGCCCACGAGGGAGATCACGGCGGCGATGGCGATGTAGGCGCCGATGGTCCAGGACATCCTGAACTGGTTCATGAGCATCTCGGCGATCATCGGGGCGAACGCGCCGCCCAGGATGGCACCGAGGGCGTAGCCGATCGACACGCCCGAGTACCGCACCTTCGCGGGGAACATCTCGGCGTAGAGCGCCGACTGGGGACCGTAGGAGAGGCCGAGGCCGAACGTCATGACGAAGAGGGCCACGAAGTACCAGACGATGTTCCTGGTGTCGATGAGGAACCACATCGGCACCGCCCACAGGGCGAGGAAGGCGTAGCCGATCTGGAAGGTGCGGATGCGCCCGAGCCGGTCGGAGACCACGCCGCCCCAGAGGGTGAAGATGAGCCAGCCGAACGAGGCGAGGGTCGTGGCCAGCAGCACGGTGGGCTGGTCCATCTTGAGGTTCTTCACCGCGTAGGTGGCGAAGTAGGCGATCAGGAGGTAGCCGGCGGCGTTGTTCGCGATGAAGATGACCGCCGTGAGGACGACTTCCTTCCAGTTGTGGCGGAAGAGCTGCCCGAGCGGCGCCGAGGACTCCTTGCGGCGCTCCTGGAGCGCCAGGAAGACCGGGCTCTCCTCGACGGCGCGGCGGATCAGGTAGCCGACGGCGATGAGGACGATCGAGAACAGGAACGGCAGGCGCCAGCCCCACTGGACGAACGCGGGCCCCATCACGGTGGTGAGGATCCAGAGCGTGAACGTCGCGAGGATCATCCCGATCGGCACGCCGATGTGCGGGTAGGCGCCGAAGTAGCCGCGGCGCGCCTTGGGCGCGTGCTCGACCGACATCAGGGCCGCGCCGCCCCACTCGCCGCCGGCGGAGAAGCCCTGCAGCACGCGCAGGAGGATGAGCAGGAGCGGTGCGAGCGCGCCGACCTGGGCGTACGTGGGCAGCACGCCGATGAGCGAGGTGGACAGGCCCATCATGATGAGGGTGAACACGAGCATCTTCTTGCGGCCGAGCCGGTCACCGAGGTGGCCCGCCACGATCGCGCCGAGGGGACGGAAGAGGAACGAGATGCCGATCGTCGCGAAGGCGATCACCTGGGACAGACCCGGGTTCTCCTTCGCGACGGGGGCGAGGAAGAGCGGACCGAGCACGACGCCGGCCGCCTGGGCGTAGATGAAGAAGTCGTACCACTCGATGGTGGTGCCGACGAGGGTGCCAGCCAGGACCCGACGCTCCTCGCGCGACATCGCGGAGGTGGGCTGGGGCGTTGACTGCCTGGGTCATTGGGACTCCGTGGTTCTAGGGTGCGAGTGCCCCGCGGGGGGCGAACCATTGACGTGGGCCGCACGGGCGGCCCGACCGTTCGAATTACTTACCGATTGGTCGGTCAACAAAATGGAGGATACATGGATGTGAGGTGGCCCACATGCAGTGGGCGGCCGCCGCGTGCTGCGATGCGACGAGCGGCACCTGCGGCGCGCCGAACGGCGCATCGCGTTGCCCCACCGGCCGCCGTGCCCGATACTGGGACGGATACGTTCGATAATGGAACAGATGGTGCTGATATCGGACAGCACCGTGCGCGGGACGCCGCGACAGAGCCAGCTGCAGAGGATCCCATGCCACGCACCGCCGAGACCGGCCCCCACTCCCAGACGCTCTCCCGGGGCATCCGCGCCCTCGAGGTCCTCGCGGAGGCGCGCACTCCCCTGACCATCGCCGAGCTCTCGTCGGCGCTGGACGTGCACCGCTCGATCGCCTACCGGATCGTGCGCACGCTCGAGGACCACGCGCTGGTGACCCGCGACGACTCGGGCCGGCTCCAGCCCGGAGCGGGCCTCGCGGTGCTGGCCCGGTCGGTCTCGCGGGACCTCCAGGCGGCCGCGCTGCCCGAGCTCGGCCGGCTCGCGGCGGAGCTGCACATGACCGCCTTCGTGGCGGTCTGGGACCGTTCCGACTGCATCACCCTCGCCACGGTCGAGCCCCAGCACAACGGCGCGACCCTCGCCCAGCACCCGGGGACCCGGCACCCGCTGGACCGCGGCGGCCCCGGCATCGCCATCCAGTCCGCCCTCGGGCGCGACGAGTGGCAGCAGCGGGTGCCCGAGGTGCCCTACCGCGCGGAGTCGGACCAGTCCCGGGAACGGGGCTACGCCCTCAGCCACGACGAGGTGATCCCCGGCCTGTCCTCCGTGGCCGTCCCCCTCATCCTGCCGCACCACCGGCCCGCGGCCCTCGCCGTGGTCTACCTCGGCACGGCCGTCGACCCGGCGCCCATCGGGGCGGCACTCATCGCGGCGGCCGACCGGATCGCCCGCGCCGTCGGCTGAGCCCGCTGCCGGCTGCCAGCGCGGGCGGCCGTCCCGGCCGAGGCTGCGATGGCTGGACATTCCCGGTCGTTCAGGCGGCGGGGCGGGCGTGCCCGCGCGGCAGGAGCAGGGACGTGGCGCCCAGGAGCGCCAGGGCGGCGGCGCACACGAGCGGCGCGGCCAACGCGGCGGGCGACCCACCGCCCTCTGCCAGGACCCCGGCGGTGCCCGCACCCAGCGCCACGCCCGCCACGAGGCCGCTCGCGAGCGCGGTCATGGCCGTGCCCATGCGTCCAGCGGGCGCCAGTCGGCCACCGAGGCCGTAGACCGTGACCATGATCGGGCCGACCGGCACGCCGACCAGCAGCATCATGGCCGCCATCGCACCGAGGCTGTGGGGCACGAGCATGAGGAAGGCGAGCGCGGTCAGGGCGCCCGCGCACGCCGTCCAGCGTGCCGCGAGGGTGAACTTCGCCGGCCAGGCGGCGACGCTGAGCGCTGCGACGGCGGAGGTCAGGCCCAGCGCCGCGTAGAGGAGTCCGGCGGTCTCCGCGGCGCCGAGCTCTCCCGCGAAGGCGGTCAGGGCGGCCTGGGTGCTGCCGAAGAAGGCGCCCATCGCGAGCATGCCCGCGGCCGGGAGCACGACCGGCGTCCAGCTTCCGGCGGCTGCCGGTGCGGCGTCCGCCCCGTCGGGGCGGGGCGGCCAGTCCTGGCGGCGGTGTGCACTGCTGCCGCGGTGGGGTGCACGGCGAAGGCGGTCACGAACACGGCGGTGAGGACGGCGGCCAGCGCGAGCGGCAGCCAGGGCGCGATGGCCGCGCCGAGGGCGCCGACCAGGGCGGGGCCGAGGACGAACGTCAGCTCGTCCGCCGTGCTCTCGTAGGAGAACGCCGCGTCGCGCTCGAGCTCGCGCAGTGGGCGCCGCTCGGTGAGGGCCATCCACCGCGCCCGGGCCAGGGGGCCGACCTGCGGGAGGGTCAGTCCGGCCGCGAGCGAGACCGCGATGAGCGGCAGCGGCGCCGACTCGTGGAGGCCGCCGGGCGCGTAGCTCACGGCGATGACCCCGGCAGTCGTGGCGGTGTTGAGGAGGCCGGCGACGAGGACGGTGCGGCGCTGTCCGTACCGGTCGGCCAGCCAGCCGAGCGCGGGCGCGCCCACGGCGGAGCCGATGCCGACGGCGCCGGCAGCAAGGCCGCCGAGCGCGTACGAGCCGGACGCCACCGAGACGAGGGCCAGCGTCCCGATGGTCAGCATGGCCAGTGGAAGCCTGGCGACAAGGGCGATAGGGATGAAGTCCGGCCCGGCCAGGGACGGCAGCGCGGAGTAGCGGGCAAGAAGCGAGACGCGGACGGCCACGGGGTACCTCGAGGACATGCACGGCGTCCCTGCCACCCGCCGTGCAGGACCCGGTAGCGTTCACATCCTACTGTGCTGCCGCTTCGGCCTCGGCTGTCGGCTGGGCCAGCTGGGGCGCGAGCCCCACCGAGGCGATGCGGGATCCGTCGCGGCCCTTGCTCACCCGGATCTGGGCCGGGATGCGCTGTTTGAGCTCCGAGACGTGGCTCACGAGGCCGACGACCCGGCCGCCGGCCCGCAGGCCCTCGATGGCGTCCATCACCTGTTCGAGGGCCTGTTCGTCGAGGCTGCCGAACCCCTCGTCGACGAAGAGGGTCTCGATGTCGATGCCCCCGCTCTCGTGCTGCACCACGTCCGCCAGGCCGAGCGCGAGGGCGAGGGACGCCATGAACGTCTCCCCGCCGGAGAGGGTGGAAGGATCGCGCCGCTGGCCGGTCCAGCCGTCGACGACGTCGAGTCCGAGGCCCGAGGCAGCTCCGCGGGCCGCGAGGGCGTCGGTGTGCTCGAGGCTGAAGCGGCCGTCGCTCATCGCGAGCAGCCGCTCGGAGGCCGCGAGGGCCACCTGCTCGAGGCGGGCGGCGAGGACGTAGCTGTGCAGCGACATCCGCCGCTCGTTCTCCCCCTGGCCCCGAGCGGTCCGGGCCAGCGCCGCGAGCGAGTCGGACCGGGCCCGCGTCCGCTCGAGCAGGGGCCGAGCGGCCTCGAACGCCGCGCCCAGCGCGGTCAGGCGGCCGCAGGCGGCGGCCGCCCGCTGGGCGGCGAACTCGGCGGTCCGCGCCCGGTCCTCGGCTGCGGCCTCGCCGGCCCGCAGCCCGTCGAGGACCGTCTGGGTCGGTGCTGCGCCGCGGTGCTCGGCTTCGAGGGCCCGCTCGACGGCCGCCGAGGCAAAGAGGCCGCTCAGCTGCTGTCCTTCGGCCTCGTGCGCGGCAGCCTCGGCCTCGAGCCGTGCCGCCTCGGCCGGACCCAGGAGCGCCGCCCGCGCGGCGGGCGCGTCGGCGAAAGGCGAGGCCGAGAGGGCCGCGGCGAGGACGTCCGCGGCCGCCGAGCGCGCCTCCTCGGCCGCGCTGCTCGCGGCGAGCGAGTCAGCGAGGGCGGCGAGCGTGCGGGCCCGTGCCGCCACGTCCGCCTGCCGGGCGGCGACGCTGGGGAAGCCGCCGCGCCAGAGGACGATCTCGGCGTGCCGGCGGTCCCGTTCCTCGCCCCGGCTGCGGAGGGTCTCCTCGGCGCGGATCCTCAGGGCGGTGGCGTCCTGGCGTGCCGCGAGGGGGGCCTCACGTCGACGGGACAGGGCGCGTGTCCGCTCGAGCACGGACGTGAGCAGGGCCTCGGCCTGACGGGCACGGCCGAGCGCTGCGAGCTTCTCCTCGCGCACCCGCACGGCCTTGTCGGGGTCGGTCGCTCCGCCGCGTGCCTCCACGGCGGCCAGCCGGGCGCGCGCCGACGCCACGGCCTCGTGCGCGTCGCGCTCGCGCGCTGCCGCCGCCTCAGAGGACCGGGCGGCGGCGCGCTCCGCGTCGACGAGCAGGAGCGGGTCCTCGGTGCCCCGGGCGGGGGCGGGGTGCTCGGCGGAGCCGCACACGGGGCACGGCGCTCCCTCGTCGAGGTGTGCGGCGAGCTCGGCGGCGGCCTGGCCCAGCCGGAGCTCGCGCAGGCCCAGCCACGATTCCTTGGCGTTGAGCGCCTCCGCACGCCGTTCCCCGTGCTCGGATGTGGCGTCGGTGAGCGCGCGCAGCGCCCGCGCGTGGTCCTCGACGGCCTTGACGATGTCCTCGGCCGCGTCCGCCTCGAGCGTGGCGGAGCCGAGGGCTGCGGCCTCGACGGCGAGCCGGGAGCGCTCTGCCTCGAGCTCGTCGAGTTCCCGGCCGAGCCGCTCGGCGTCCGCCTCCGCGCGGGCCGCGGCGCTGCGGTGCGCCTCGAGGGCCGCGGCGGCGTCCGCGAGCTGGCGCTCGAGGTCCGCGAGGTTGCGCTCGGCCGCGATGCGCTCGGCGAGGACGGCAGCTTCCGCTTCCTCGGCGGAGGCCGCGCCCCGCACGTCCGCGGCCTCGGGCAGTCCGCTGCCCGGCGCCGTGCGCGGCGGGGTCCACCCCGTCGCGGCGGCGGCCTCCGCTGCGGC
Proteins encoded:
- a CDS encoding alpha/beta fold hydrolase, giving the protein MSTTANPADGTEISYDASGDGPAVVLLHGSALSKAIWRGLGYVKALEGFTVVRVDLRGHGRSGKPDASPAYRMGLHTADVLAVLDAEGIGRAHLVGYSLGARVAFSLAATASGRAASLTALGGTYRPQRGEVAKVFFPGYLEALRSGRMEAFVEGLEAAGKPVDAATRQAFLANDAGALAACFTGTEEDPGLPEAVVAQLALPTLLMAGTRDPQRLEDSRRAAAIMTDARFVELPGRTHASTLAPADPILDELVPFLHAAS
- a CDS encoding MFS transporter, producing the protein MSSRYPVAVRVSLLARYSALPSLAGPDFIPIALVARLPLAMLTIGTLALVSVASGSYALGGLAAGAVGIGSAVGAPALGWLADRYGQRRTVLVAGLLNTATTAGVIAVSYAPGGLHESAPLPLIAVSLAAGLTLPQVGPLARARWMALTERRPLRELERDAAFSYESTADELTFVLGPALVGALGAAIAPWLPLALAAVLTAVFVTAFAVHPTAAAVHTAARTGRPAPTGRTPHRQPPEAGRRSCSRPRACSRWAPSSAAPRPP
- a CDS encoding TetR/AcrR family transcriptional regulator; protein product: MPKIVDHDQRRLELVDATWRVIAERGLDAATMREIASAAGFANGALKPYFTSKDGLLDFAFEHVFARTNRRMEAATAGLSGRAALRAYCHEILPLDDDRLAEARVAIAFWSKAVRDPEKAALHERSMDQWRSALADLLRGAGFSGGAAELDSAVGAVMDLVLGAQITATLSPARHGAGQLVAQLDLLLDAFLREEQS
- a CDS encoding MFS transporter, whose translation is MSREERRVLAGTLVGTTIEWYDFFIYAQAAGVVLGPLFLAPVAKENPGLSQVIAFATIGISFLFRPLGAIVAGHLGDRLGRKKMLVFTLIMMGLSTSLIGVLPTYAQVGALAPLLLILLRVLQGFSAGGEWGGAALMSVEHAPKARRGYFGAYPHIGVPIGMILATFTLWILTTVMGPAFVQWGWRLPFLFSIVLIAVGYLIRRAVEESPVFLALQERRKESSAPLGQLFRHNWKEVVLTAVIFIANNAAGYLLIAYFATYAVKNLKMDQPTVLLATTLASFGWLIFTLWGGVVSDRLGRIRTFQIGYAFLALWAVPMWFLIDTRNIVWYFVALFVMTFGLGLSYGPQSALYAEMFPAKVRYSGVSIGYALGAILGGAFAPMIAEMLMNQFRMSWTIGAYIAIAAVISLVGVSLVKETKGVDLHVAEAHEEYVREHPGAAR
- a CDS encoding helix-turn-helix domain-containing protein produces the protein MDAARQAGGLEVTVARDFDTWRRAVSASFVPLAVEADRRSAFTGSMRGRHLAAQQTSMIEIAASSHAVMRTPELIAAADRKYFKLGIQLAGTGLLLQDGREAVLTPGTLAIYSTDRPYTLAFDGDFRSLVLMFPHAALDLPADAMAQVTASAISGSEGLGALVAPFLVRLSENLDAVAGPNGARLVGNALDLVTTLFNGELDARSAASRDPHQMLLARIHDYIEANLPDPDLSPGSIAAAHFISTRHLHDLFRELGTTVSASIRERRLARCRRDLRDPVLADRPVTAIASRWGFTDSAHFSRIFRAAYGLPPTAYRAGEG
- a CDS encoding primary-amine oxidase, with the translated sequence MSIDTTAHKNPVPEHAAGEHACHGPGSPAEGAAGQYALATASEIEAARGILERAGLWHETTRIAYLGLVDPPRGSGAGEPGAAVDRRFRVFLHDVAGARPHDVTLSVTRGEVDDDTELDTSAAGELPVLEEEFEAVEEILGGDARWLEALAARGLDPATVRVAPLSAGVFEYPEEKGRRILRGLAFVQEHASDSPWAHPVDGLVAYVDVVNRTVDQVLDFGPVPVPAEHGNFTDPELTGPVRGTQKPIEITQPDGPSFTVTGGNHVEWERWSLDVGFDVREGLVLHNIAFDDAAAGNPGDRKPTRRRRILDRASIAEMVVPYGDPSPVRSWQNYFDTGEYLVGQFANSLELGCDCLGEITYLSPVVADGFGTPRTIANGICMHEEDASILSKHSDLWSGVSYVRRNRRLVISFFTTIGNYDYGFYWYLYLDGTIEFEAKATGVVFTSAQPSADYPYSSEMAPGLGAPFHQHLFSARLDFALDSGPNRVEEEDAVRVPLGPGNERGNAFTRRRTLLARESQAARENDMAAGRSWVVSNPGSLNRLGEPVAYKIHPQGQPTLLADPASSVAGRAAFATKALWVTRYDEAERYPTGDFVNQHPGGAGLPAYQTQDRDLDGTDLVVWHTFGLTHFPRPEDWPIMPVDHVGFKIRPEGFFDRSPVLDVPAPAAGGGHCHR
- a CDS encoding IclR family transcriptional regulator; the encoded protein is MPRTAETGPHSQTLSRGIRALEVLAEARTPLTIAELSSALDVHRSIAYRIVRTLEDHALVTRDDSGRLQPGAGLAVLARSVSRDLQAAALPELGRLAAELHMTAFVAVWDRSDCITLATVEPQHNGATLAQHPGTRHPLDRGGPGIAIQSALGRDEWQQRVPEVPYRAESDQSRERGYALSHDEVIPGLSSVAVPLILPHHRPAALAVVYLGTAVDPAPIGAALIAAADRIARAVG
- a CDS encoding AAA family ATPase, producing the protein MRLHQLQISAFGPFAGHEAIDFGSLAEHGLFLLNGPTGAGKTSILDAVCFALYGSLPGARQGTRSLKSHHAAADAEPAVVLEFTAQGRRFEVRRTPEWTRPSARSASGWVQQKAATHVRELVDGAWRPLTSRNDEAGALLGEVLGMAREQFTRVVLLPQGEFASFLRAKASERTELLEKLFGTRRFADVEAQLASLAQAARAEAEAAERAAAQPVASLESDLAALVEELPDGLARLVAERGSGPGDPSGDPAEGRAEDCGTGTGTDTAADGREHPDGAHGPVRDQQPIGDHRPVVDPDEPLDPERAAALFGWAGAALGALRDRAAAECEAARAALAQARRMVAEAARGFEDAQELSAARARQAAWESAAADQSRRLDALASHRAATVLSGPLAEAERTAQASARARADASAAAEAAAATGWTPPRTAPGSGLPEAADVRGAASAEEAEAAVLAERIAAERNLADLERQLADAAAALEAHRSAAARAEADAERLGRELDELEAERSRLAVEAAALGSATLEADAAEDIVKAVEDHARALRALTDATSEHGERRAEALNAKESWLGLRELRLGQAAAELAAHLDEGAPCPVCGSAEHPAPARGTEDPLLLVDAERAAARSSEAAAARERDAHEAVASARARLAAVEARGGATDPDKAVRVREEKLAALGRARQAEALLTSVLERTRALSRRREAPLAARQDATALRIRAEETLRSRGEERDRRHAEIVLWRGGFPSVAARQADVAARARTLAALADSLAASSAAEEARSAAADVLAAALSASPFADAPAARAALLGPAEAARLEAEAAAHEAEGQQLSGLFASAAVERALEAEHRGAAPTQTVLDGLRAGEAAAEDRARTAEFAAQRAAAACGRLTALGAAFEAARPLLERTRARSDSLAALARTARGQGENERRMSLHSYVLAARLEQVALAASERLLAMSDGRFSLEHTDALAARGAASGLGLDVVDGWTGQRRDPSTLSGGETFMASLALALGLADVVQHESGGIDIETLFVDEGFGSLDEQALEQVMDAIEGLRAGGRVVGLVSHVSELKQRIPAQIRVSKGRDGSRIASVGLAPQLAQPTAEAEAAAQ